A stretch of DNA from Acanthochromis polyacanthus isolate Apoly-LR-REF ecotype Palm Island chromosome 21, KAUST_Apoly_ChrSc, whole genome shotgun sequence:
ATCGCATTGAATGCTCGTGTGAAGAACTTACTTGGCTTTGTGCAGTAGTTTAATAGCCTCGTCTCTTCTGCCTTGGTCTATATAAAGCAGACTGACCTCCACCAGACAGTTGGGCACCAGGTAGTGGTCAAACCTGATCTTCTTTTCACTGAGCACACACAGAAAGAGCTTCAGAGTTTACGATATTAGTCGCATAGACCTTGATTTTGCACCTGTCAGCTTTTTAACCTGCACTGCAATGAATGTCCAACAGTGCTGCACAAGCAGCAGAGTCTCGTTTGTGACTAAATCTGCGAACAAACAAAAGTCTCTCACAAGTCAAAAGTAATATCAGTGCAGTTTCAACATGTAGACGAACGCACCGCATGACTTAGTGAGTTATTTTATGTTTACTGAGCAAACACGGCCCTGTCAGTGCTCACAGTTTACAGCAGCACTCAGACTAAACAGCAGACATACAGAAACACTGCAATAACAGTTTTCACAAATggaagcaaacacaaacacgaatTTTTAAAGGTTGAGTTTTCTGCTCCCAATTCAACAATCTGCATCCTCTCCAGTGGTGCCAAAAACTCCATCCAGATTCTCACATGCACAGCAAAGCCTGATGCTTCTGATGCTTCCACAGAAGACTAATGGATTTCAGTGTGAGCTACCAGAACTCACCTGGACCACACTTTGTTAAAGCATTCCTCAGCCGCCTGGAGGAGACCCTGGTTCTTCAAACACAGACCCTTCAACAAGTGGATCAAACAGCGGTCATCCACCGTGTACTCGTTTTCTGCCGAGGATGAAGCAGACGTCGTATAAAACACTACGAAGAGCAGATCTGACCTGGTTCGTGGTTTTGAGGAGAGTTGCATTACCGGGAGATTCCAGTAGAGAGCGCTCTGCCTCCACCAACGTCTGCATCATGCCTTCAGTCAGCTCTGGTCTTTTGCTGATCATACTGAAACCGTTCCACATGTACATCATCTCCTGGAACGAAGCAGTTCATCCTCTATGAGTTAAATATGATATGCATACTTGTGTacgtgtgtctgtttgtgtcttttatgttgattttttaCCAGCACTGGTACTGGGAGCCTGACTGGGGAAGCAGCCTTGTAGCGTCTGGCTTTGCGAATCGCAAACTTCTCAGTAGGAGGAGACTTTCCTGCTATCTTCTGCTTTAAGGTGGGCACTAGTCTAAAGACACAGGAGAAGGAAACGGACAAATATGGAACCAAATCATAGATCTGAGATGGTCTATAAAACTGATAAACTTGCTTTAGCTGACAGTTTTAACATTGTGGGAGCAATGCAACaagcaggaaacacaaaactgacataATATCATCTTTTGATTTGAATACAATACCATTAATTTGTCATCCACCTAATGAACTTAATTCCAATATTAGCTCCTCTATTTTTGTTCTGTATAATGGAACTATATTTTCCACTATGGTCACCCGTTGACAGCGACACTCATGAGTGTGGAAAGTGTGCACCAAAACACTGAAGTTGTCGGCcattaaaccacaaaaacaatctgaaaaCCGCTAAAACAGgaatgtgtgtctctttgtacaGCACATATAGCGACCTGATTTAGAGTAAATACAGTTATTTTGTCTAGTGCAGCTGTAAAAGTGCGTTTATGTGTACATAACGACCATCTCCGGCATCATGTGTTCCTCTGGAGCTCTAGTTGCACACGTTCTAACAAATTAACAAAGTCTACAATCTGCAATTAAGCCCCTGAACAGTAGAGATGATATATCAGTGTGTAAATTATTGCTAGGAACAGAACAAACCGCAAGACCAGAAGGTTTTGCAATCTGCAGTGGCACAGCTGGCAACTTTTCCACCAGTCTAAATGTAATTTAGCAAGTGTCATGTGTATATTTTGTATAAAATTCAATGTCTTCCGTCAGGCAGGAATATGCCAACACTAATGTGCCTTTTTTAATCCTTCATCTTCATACAAAGCAGAGAGAAACTTTAAGTGCATGCAATATCTGCTTATATGTTCACTAAGCAATTATAagaatgtgcaaaaatatatattttgacagatattgcTGTGATCTTGGCTGTTTCCTTATGCCTGGAGAACAAGATTTCTTGACATCTCCGTAGCATTACAATGCTTCATGTATTATGTTGTGACACAGTTATCCTTTATCATAACACTGCAGCTCCTATAATTAGGACCTTGCACTTGGTCATATTGCTATTTTGATAATATTTAGTGTGACTATTCAGTCCTGTTCAGggctaaaaaaaactaaaaactaaatgaatgagaaaatgcCTAAAACTGCAGTTCAGTCAAATGCCCACTTGAGGCTGCTCTAAGAATGAGTCAGTCCCCATAGAcacccatgttaaaatgcccaactttacagcagaaataaacatgtttacagcttgATATGAACAGCCATTTTGGTCTCCAGAGCTAATTTCTCCACATCTGACAACTTTGCAAGGGGTGATTTTCTAAACCACTCACTCGTTTAAATCATATTAAGACTTAAAGTATAAATAAGTGACAGGTAGGTGCCACCATGTTTGCATGTCCCAGCTCAGCTCCACTGACACTCCACCTCTGTGCCAGTTTTTGCATTAGCTGGAAATTAGTCGGACTCGGACATCCAGAACCACCACGGTTAAACCAATCAATGGTATTTACCTAAAGAGCTCCACCTCGTCCTCCCCAAAAGGCCTGGCCTCGTCCTCAGGCAGCATACTGAGGTAGGCAGCTTTCATGTACACATACATGGcctaaaaaagaaacacagagacaggattTATTCAGTTATTTCTCGTGATGCTTGACCAGAAACCTCCTTCTTGAGTCCGGAGCTGTGTACCTTGGACCAGCGGCTCTCTTGGCTCAGCAGGTCTGCGTAGAAGTACGCCATCTTCCACACACGCTTGTAGGTGAAACACCACATTAACTCCCAGTAGCACATGTGGTGGAACTGCTTCCACGCCTGCTGGGCCTTGCAGCCGTCCTCGAAGAGCGCCACCGCCTGGGAGCACAGGGGAATGACAAGACGGGGCAGAATTAAAAGGACATGTAGCAGCATCTGAGCcattaaatattaacattgTTGGTCCTTTTGGAGCTCAGAGTCTTAAACATGGCAACAATATTAAGACAATTCCTAAAATGCACCTCATCAATGTTCCCTTTGATCTCCTCAATTCTGCCGGCAAAGAAGAGGAATATCGCTCCCTGGACAGAGGAGAAAAATACAGTTTCATAAAAAGTAATTTCAgcctgtagtttgctctgttgAATTTTCTGCAATCATATAACAATCATTCATGGCAGTGTTTAACTATTCTGGTTCGGTACACAGTGTGTCAGAGCTCTGAGTTTGCTCTCTGGGATGGGCCGGCATGTGGGTAAAAGGTGGAGTGGAAATGGACTGAGAACTGACAAGAATGTGAGTCAGCTGGAGCGGCGACAGCGAGGAGGCGTTTAAAACGACGGCTGGTAGGATTCTGTGTGCTCGAGTGGAAGGTGGAGTGCAGCTCAGATGAAAGTAATCAGGCTGTGGGTGATTGGGAGTGTAAATGGAcgacagaaacaaaaaggagCAATGTGGAGGCAAAGAGCGAGGAGAACGATGGTGTGAGGGTAGAAGGAATAATAGAGCAATCAGGTGAAGCAGTCAAGGGGGGAGAGATGCATGTTTGGCAGGTCAAAGTTTAATCACGTTATTTAATCTATCTTTGTTCATATCCCAAGATCTTAGCAACCTTTAGGTACAATTATGTGTCCAACGAATTATTCCTGTAATGATGCTCAAGATCATTTTCTACCTTCATACGTTTGTgtagaaaaatgcagaaaagaaaTCCTGGTAATAATTTTGCACAGCCGTCCaactgtccaaaatctgaacataaaatcctaaaaacataaaaatcttcACGTTTATAAAGTTGGGACCAGcacattttggcatttttgctttaaaaaaaaaaaagaagaagaaaattatTTATTGACAAAATTTACTCCTGAATAATTTTCTCTAAGTCAGCTACAGCTCCAGTTACAATTTTGTcataaattaatgataaaagTTGGAATAAACAGACATTTTCCTTTAGCCTTGTGaaacccactgttgcagaaatacatcagttttatttttatatatattttatatatatacttttATATATGCtattatttttgctcatttgttttgttttttgctcattttcttctatatttgggtttatttttatatatttaatttttggattatttattttttctcattttcttctctATTTGGgctcatattttattattattatttacaatttttagttttatttaatttttttttctatatgtgGGTCTTACTGGGTTAATTTCGGTGACAATAGTGTTGCACTTCCATAAAGTTGAAGCGTTGCTGACAGAGTGAGAAGGAGTCAAAAGTGAAGCAGCAGAGTCCAACATATTCTGCTTCAaacacactgattttttttgtcatgaccTTCCTGCCCGTCTTTTAAATTCCAATGCTGTCAGTTTGCAGTCACACACGTATGCAGACATCCGGACACCACATCAACACTTGCACTGGTGACCACTGCAGTCTGTTGACCATTTCCCCTGCAGCCACTAGCGGTGTCGCTGCAATAAAAGTCCCAAGTCCATAAAGCGTTTTCCTCTCGGATCAAAAGTTTTCACTTTACAATTAATCCATGGACGTTTTATGTCTTCAGAAGTGTCactgggttttatttttatgggaTTCTCAACATAGAATCAAACCACGAGGCTAGAAAGTATTTTTGGCACACGTATGAGGCGACTAATTTCCATTTCAGTGAGGGGGTGCTAGCGTTGAGTCTGGCATCCTGTTGTCCTCAATACATCCGTCCCTGTAAGGCCTTGATTATACTCCCTGGTGATTGTGCATACAGGCAGCTGCAGACACAACTGAGGCAAAGTTATTATCGTACTACTTTGAAGTTGACGTGAAGGAATCTGTTCCAAACGTGCAGAAGAAAGGCATCTATGTATTCTGTGCATGCATGCTACTGGATTTGTAGTGTCGTCGCCACATGGACACAAATTTGGGTTTTACAGATGTCCATAAAGGGGTCAGCAAAGACTGCTGTATGTTTGGGAAGGCGACAAAATGCACGTCACTCGAACTCCGCCGAATGGATACAGGAAGTGCAAAGCTGGCATAAAATAATCTTTTATAAAAGTTATTTTATCAGATTTGACAAAGCACCTCCAGACCTACAGAGCCAGTCTCCTTTAGGGTCCAGTCACACCAGAAAGTGGAGcctcaaaaatatttacaacaagttcacaacaaaaacaaccgcACACAGTTTGAGGAAGGATCCTTCTACATGATGacatatgattatttttttttaatgacatatGATTCAGACACAGTGGGCATGTGCATGACGGTATAAACCGGAAGCAGACGATTGGTTGTTGTAGAGTCATGTGACAGGGGTTTGGTGAATCAGGGAAATGTGACCCAGTGAGACCAGATTATGTTTCCAAAAGTCTTCATTCCTGCCTCACTACACGACAACACGAGAGTTCAGTTTGGAGCAGAAACTGCATTTATGTGCGAACAAAAGGCCACGACGCACAGAAAAAGCTACACTATAAAAAAGAATACCAGTGTGGACAAAGCCTCAGTCAGTCTCAATGGGTCTCTGAGCTTGCTTCCATTTACTCTGCATCAGACCAAGGACACCTCTTCATCATTTTGTaactattttcttttattcagtAAAGTGGAATCGAACAACAAAAGTCATTAAGTTCATCCAACTTTTATAAAGGCAGTGTTTGCACCACTGACTCCTGTCTTCTAACCGAATGTCACCCACTCCTCTTTTCTCTTTAGAACACTTAATATTGTATCAAAggaattaaaataaaagaagctATGAACTATTTAAAGGCtgaaaacagaccaaacaagCTAACCTGTGCATGCAGAGTGCGTCACGGTTACATGTCAagtgcagcaggaggagcagtTTGTCGACACACAAGGAGGCTACTTTGATGGCTAAAGTCGCTAAAATTGaagtttgtttactttttgaATCATATTAATGAACTACAACAGGTAAAGAGCTACAAGACCTTCCTCTATCTTGGCTTCTACGTTTATTTCATCTCACATCTACGTTCAAATCCACTGATCGTAGCAGTTCAACTGTTGGGTAGCAGGATTTGTCAGTTGCTAAAACAAAATACCGCAACTAAAACTACCACCTCAATTGAACATTAAAAAAGTTTTCTAAGTGTAGTGATGAACGCTTCATTAATCTATTTAGGATATTATTAATGCTACTCACTCGTGGGTAACGGAGCCGGAAAGGTTTCAGTAATTTGTCAGCTTCAGTCACGTCTCCTTCACCTGTACCTAAgaagataaaacagaaatatgatgTGGAAATCTTCCCGTGATTGAATAATATGATAACATTCAGTTTGAATCGCGTGAATCTGAGACGTATGAACCAGTTACCGAGTATGAACGTGAGGAAGGTGtagaagcagagcagcagcagagcacagAGCATGGAGCGGAGGTTCATCCCCATCGCACCGTTACCCAACAGGGACAGACCATACTCCTAAAACAGGATAACACACGTAGAAAATATTACCGAGGGTGCGAGTCAGAGAATAAATGCAAGATGGAggaaatacagtaaatattttGGCCGCACCTTGTCTCCAGAGAAGCCTGCAAACTCCAGAACTTTTAGTATCCGTGGAGGAAACAGAGAAAGTGTCTGTAAGTAAAGAACACCAGATGAAGTTGAATAGTACACATGTACTATGAACACATGTAGACATGCAGTAGTGTGTAATTATAGATTATGAGACATACCAGATTAAACGCCCCCATTCCAAATGATATTCCTCCCTCTAAATGAATGTGGTTGGGTCCTTTGACACAGTGGCGGGATTTGATAAAGGAGTGCAGTTCTCTGGATGACAAAAGACAAATATTAATGCTATTTAACAACATAGATCAACATATTAACGAGTGATTTGCCGGTACCCGATATGCGGATATTTTCCAAATCATTTTTTGATGCTGCTGACATC
This window harbors:
- the zgc:158403 gene encoding tetratricopeptide repeat protein 39A translates to MSNGKDPNAAENSSTMTLTECLDECMEALDLFLNNHFNESLERLRPRVNESMYHALIYATVLEMQAMMTFQHDDISNAGNTMKSAQEVCQRFRRKSPGLTSKSLGDSLSEVQLHAEVCYAECQLQRAALTFLQDESMVSFIKGGIKVRNSYLIYKELHSFIKSRHCVKGPNHIHLEGGISFGMGAFNLTLSLFPPRILKVLEFAGFSGDKEYGLSLLGNGAMGMNLRSMLCALLLLCFYTFLTFILGTGEGDVTEADKLLKPFRLRYPRGAIFLFFAGRIEEIKGNIDEAVALFEDGCKAQQAWKQFHHMCYWELMWCFTYKRVWKMAYFYADLLSQESRWSKAMYVYMKAAYLSMLPEDEARPFGEDEVELFRLVPTLKQKIAGKSPPTEKFAIRKARRYKAASPVRLPVPVLEMMYMWNGFSMISKRPELTEGMMQTLVEAERSLLESPENEYTVDDRCLIHLLKGLCLKNQGLLQAAEECFNKVWSSEKKIRFDHYLVPNCLVEVSLLYIDQGRRDEAIKLLHKAKHNYKEYSMESRTQFRIHAALAKLKADPGEEEDTHL